The Cydia amplana chromosome 1, ilCydAmpl1.1, whole genome shotgun sequence DNA segment aggtacaattgaaataagatacagtgaaacctggttaattgacacctggataaatgcaaaacctcaataattgcaaccaaaggtccggtcccggtcccttgagaccaaaaggcctctataattgacactgtgcaAAAAATCCGTTATTTTAGTTCTTCGCAATTTctcagaacgcaacctctattaatgagaacctctataattgcaacaacgattttttgaacctcgttaattggcacgacctgcttaaatgaaaaacctggttaattgacaaaaattggccggtcccttgagattgcaattatccaggttttactgtagttattttacaattctagataataataatacattggTCAAAGTTTACAAATCTCTAAATATTGATCGTGCAATAATTGTTAATACagtaaaatttacatattcTCTTTCATAAAGTCATCAACAGAATAACATGCTTGGTCTAGAAGTAGacatttaagttttttattgaatattgagtcgctttctgtaaatttaatgtcattaggaattttattacatatttttggcCCGATAATACTGAgagagaaatataaataaagaaagagtggtaactccatacatcagttttcttaccaaaaagcgagttatttcgtagtcgacatctagcatcaagtagcggactttatcagttctgctagttgacaatagatgtcgagGCAAACTAAAACTCTAATTCATCTCAACAATTAGCTCTAACGAAACAATTTtccgctaatattataaccggatgcaCTGGAACTcaattttcaactccttccgcttataatattagtagtaaattgttttagcagtacatttttcgtcagtagctacatttgtgacatctggtgtcaagtagcggtactgataattccactTAGATTAGaggtcgactacgaaataactcgcgtttcgGTAAGAAAAATGATGTACGGAGTTACCACCAATGAAATTGGCAACATTAGTACACACTATGCATGCTACTTGCACATATAAAATTACTCTCTTACTTACATTGTAAGCCATAAACAGGAAATCGACCAGGGCTGCAAATGTTGCATCGAGCTGTAACACAAACGAAAATAATGTTTATCTAAAAATTAAATGACGtaattaaaaacatataaaatatgtTCGGAAAgcgaagagtcgtggattggtccccatacattccacaactcttctctttccgctagggttgccagatcgaaaggcgctaatatcgggaaaaaatataaatttttcggggttttggaccttaagtcgggaaaatgaaccattcaaattaaattaattgtattaaatacaacgatattttacattattggcactacgtcagctgctctgcccaatctcgccacgcgcgccccgcgcgcgcgctgacgggatcGACGCGGGTCTctggttcgctcgacgacagttcagaacttgaaattattgttttataacgtgatgctgtttttcgggacaattttcactttgtcgggaatcgggaacacatgcaaaaaatcgggagaatcccgccgaatcccgaccatttggcaaccctactttccgcacagactctatggtTGTTTGGGGCACACTTAAAACCCTGGTTTgatgatatttaaaataacagTTACAACTCCTCTGGACTCCGGTCCCCAGGCACAACACTTGCCTGGAGAGTGTATTCTCTATTGGCCCTCTCTCTACCTTACACATCCTTTTTAACTTACATAAATGTAGTAGCCCCCTATTAGCCACAACCCGAAGGTGAGTTGGAAGCAAATGATGAGTCCCATGATGATCAGCCAGGGCAGTATGAGACCGCGCATCCAAATATTAATGCCTATCACCTGAAAATATATCACAAATGatttattatcttattattattatttgttaggcaggcaggcagttgaaaCAACTGATAATGCCTGTATCCAGAGTCATCAACAGAGTAGGATTTGCGTTGTGCTTATCTAATTTGTTCTTGAACTCTTTGACACTTTGGGCCGATACTACGTCTTctgggagtttgttccaagctttGACCACTCTGTTGCTAAAGAAGTGTCTATGAGGATTATCGTAGGACCTGCAAGACACCAGCTTATACTGATGACCTTATTATAATTGCATACGAGAAACATTAGGGTAACCCAGGTTAAATGTGAAACGAACAGTTTCCTGTTACtttcatttttaatattatatgtgTACATATGGCTCCTTACCTTGTACCTCTATATCATGTAAATAACTTAAGTTTGCCATGTTGAATTTTGTAGAAAACTAAGGTTTACTTTAAAAACCTTGTTTCAAGAATTGATGCGGGTACTAGTTTTGTTACAAAAGCAACTGCCTTTGGACCTTCCAACCAAGGAGGGAAATTTGCCTTTTGTAATTAGTCCTGTTTTCTCAAGCTGTCTTTCACTGTAAGCCAActattaaatatatctttggCCACAAAGGTGGTTGCAGAACCCTAGGCTGGGTCTACAATAAATAAGTTTCATAGTTTAATTTGCGAAAAATTTACTAGAATTCGACAATGTGACCCGCCTGATCTTAAAGCTGGATCCtccctagtagtagtagtaagacactttattgtacaaaaataaacataaaacatgaaaaaacacacatcatttgtacaaaggggtcatttgcaaattaccttataattagaatatctaattaattagaAAAAATTAGACAAAGGTACTATAAATTTGCAAATGACCCAaaagcgaacttatcccttttgtttggctaaattaacacatacCATCCAAATTGAAGATATTATCAGGAGTCCGAGAATGCAGATGAAAATGCCTCCAAAAACTTTCATGGCTGAAACAAAACATGTAGTACTTGGTAGGGATCtgacaaacaaataaataatattttgtataaatagTTAAAACAAACCATAATTTTTTACTGCAAACTCGACAAATGAagaagagttagaccaagctaagttagcagcaattttgatagcatagactGTGCAAGGATTATTTaaacattataattttatagaattttaaaaatcaaaataacacttgcagtctatgctatcaaaatcactgtCAACTTAGCTAGGTCTAACTCACGCTAATGTTAGGCTGCCATGTTTGTGTAGTAACTATAAGTGTAGACCTCTACCAAAAAATTTGTTTATTCAATGTGTATTCAATAAACATGTTCAGCAACACAAAATTAATGCAAAAGtgagaaattatttttcctgcaGCTATGGTCTTTGTCTACCTATTCATTTGACAAAATTAAGTGAGaagaaataatataattttttttttaattctttaattGTCATTGTCAGCAGCTTTCGACTGTGTTGGGCATAATCAGTATACCAATAAACACCATTTGACAGGCTACTTTAAGTGAATCCCAGGGCACTGGTAatgctctctctctctctctctctttagcccttttctaccctttgGGTGTAGGCCCCCTTCATTTTTCGCCattcgtcacggttctgtgcaacctggagCCATCTCATCCCCGCAGTCCTTTTGATGTCATCTTCCCAATGCATATTGGGTCTACTTGGAGGACGTTCTTCCCCCCATGGTCGCCACTCGAGTATTCGTTTACTCCACGAGTCGGTCTTTCGTGGCATATGACCAGCCCATTCCCACTTCAAACTGGCTACGCGTTTTACAACATCCGTGACCTTGCTCTGCTGTCTCAGCCACTCATTCATTTTACGGTCTCTCAATGTGATCCCCACCCGTTTTCTCTCTAGCGCCCGCTGGACAACGCTTAGTTTACGTAATATGCCTTTGGTGAAAACCCAGGTTTCAGTTCCATAAGTGAGAACTGGTAATGCATTATACATAAAGAGATTTGCAACAGTACTCACATCCCCGGACATCAGCTTCAAACAGAGGGTTCCATAGTTGTGTTGAGTCACCACCTGCTAGCTGGTAACTGATGAATGTGATTAGAACTACACTCATCGCTGCCGTGTACACCGCCACCGCCCGGCTACCAGTCTTCACATTAGAAGACCAAATGCAGGGCGACCAACAAGATTCCAACACGACCATCTTTAGTATTTCAGCGTCTGACTTGGAATATTCTTATCCAAATTGATATGTAATAGTTTGTGGTGATTTATCAGGCTTCTGAAATAATAGAAAGCATACAAAAATGTAGTAAACAATTGACTTGACCACACCTTGTTGGACAAAATATAACATTCAATTTTAATCTGCTCTTATAAATGAAAAGCCTCATGTACTTATGTTGAAGTACCTGTTATACTATTTATAAGCTGGTATATTATAACAACACATACCTTTATCTTGTATTTTACATAGAAAAGGacttaaaaagttattaaatgccTCCAATACAAGCTCTATAATTGACAGATCGAGTTGTTTGTACCGTTTCGTTTTGCTTATTTCATAGAGCGACCGTTAtttattctaaataaatacttattgcaaaatgtgactaaaataaatattttcattataatAAGTACTAAAGGTTTGCTTCGTATAAGCCAAATAATGCAAAGTGCAAACACTTCAGAAACTACATAGATATAACATtgataaaacaaattttaattaaCTTACTAGCGTGCGTGTAACGAAACGTACAAGTTCATTTCGTTATACGCATACTCATAGCGCATACTCTTTTAAAGATGGTAGAAGAATTTCTTTCTGTATGcggatatacagggtgcccggtaattagtggataaccttataaccaccgacagagcaccttaggctggtccagaaaatgcacttataggtctagtaaaagtttcgtggttttcgagataatcgaacttttctgtcttttttaatggctagctccatacttcactttaatcacaatctaggccatatctgccaccgtcgcaagtcgctcaatgtcgtggcagcgataaccataggttggagcgatacACAGCGATCGTACCTTTCGTTACCACCTATGGCTGTCGCTTTATGGTAGCCACACAAAAAAttccaatcaattttttctttcaaaaattcaataagtttgatcgtttgtggtgaaaaaaaaaatgtatggagaacagaatggccaactttcttaaaaatagtttatctaatactgattctaaaatggtatcacacacgctaattacatctttacagacaaagatatggcctagattgtgattaaagtgaagtatggagctagccattaaaaaagacagaaaagttcgattatctcgaaaaccacgaaacttttactagacctataagtgcattttctggaccagtctaaggtgctctgtcggtggttagaaggttatccactaattactgggcacctgTATATAgctggccccaatttcaccacggtgacaggtgcgacaattgtaaaacatcactgttgctgacgtcacaggcatccatgggctacggttaccgcttaccattgggcgggccgtattcctgtttgccaccatcactgtattatttaaaaaaaactttattatatgggaaaaaaacagacatttctcttaccaagtttctgacaattgtgTTGTGCTACCCTAGCGCTACCGGAGATATTAGGAACTATTATTTAAAGCTGAAAGCTGTTCATTTGCAACAGTTCTGCCAAAAGATTGTCGTCCATTCTATACCGTCCATAACGGAGTATGTATAGAACCATGGACCATGCGGTCTACTTTTGTGCAAAACAGCTTCTCCTCCATATTATTGAGAGCGTGATGCAGAATTTTTATTGAAaggaacagcgccatctagcggttgCATTTAGCTGTCTTAAGGGGCAGTAGGTTCAGCCAGCAGCGTTTTTGAACAACCGTATCGGTACGAGTCGTAGGTACATTCCtacaaaagattaaaaaaacaaccaacaacggttgcactccgggagtgccgatagaagtgaaaactcacctcactatgttaccgacgcccggtaacacgatacatacgtttagcggaggtattctatttatttattatatattattatcattctcaaataggatcacactttttcattgacatgtttattacatactgccatgacaatgtcaaattatttgaacataggtaggtaggtaataaagggtcttgaaaaggagtccgcaacataaatgtcaaataacattgagtttttctttattgatttaaatgccatctaaattatgagtggccatctaaactaaaccttacgccccttacggtcacgtgatcgccttacgctgtctcgagtttatcattttttcctcacctcaaaaagtgcccagcgccgcttaagaagttttcacttcaaaaaaatgatctaatTAAAATACCTCAGggtaaactaaaacaatttaatctTCTTTCTTAATTGGGTGCAATCAGTGGTGCAATATAGGTACGGTTGTCAAATGCTTTGTAAAGACGGCTATGCTCTTGAGGTCTAATCGGCATCAGCAGATTTTAATAAATTAGCATATAATGGATCTAATCGTGACTGCATAAATAGTTAACAGTTAGAAAGTTCAGAATAACGAGTGTACTTAGAAGTTTCTAATCGACAGTAAAATGATAAGATTGATAAGGTACTTAGTGAAAAAGTTTTGCACAGGAACTAAGGCCCATTGCCCAAccaatacctacctagttacaCGTAGTCGTCCCAGCTTTGACACAGTATGCGAGTTTCCGACCATTTCATGGCTTAACCAAAGACTCATTAATAGTGTAAGATGTGGAAAGTCTAAGGCAATTTCCAGAAAAAACATCTAAAGGAATGAAAAGGAGCTTGAAATTGTACGGACGATTATGTTATTCCATCTATGCGAACTAAGTCGCAGGCAAAAGACATAATTCGGCTAATTTACAGTTCAAAAAGATACAACCCGTCCGTCAATTGATAGGAATTCAATAGGTACTATATGGTCGTTATCGGTCTGTGAACATCGATTGATACAACACGTAACACGAATTTGATTGGCATCAGGAATCATTCCATTCACTTACCGAGCGCGGggtaatatcttatattttaagctaaaaGTACTCGCGACTGCGGCAGATACCTGGCGTCTATTCTATGGGCCACTTTGGTGATTTAACTCATACCCAAGTCAAACAGTTTAAAAATTTTGCCATGCGTTTTTATGTCAACGCTGTTAGTTCCCCCGTTTCCCGGGCACATATTTCGCATGTAAAAATCGATAGGTAGGTAATCGAATTTGAACTGTCGTAAGCTAATGTTACGCTATAACTCATGTATGTATAAGTACACTAGTTTTACACTGGTTCGTCCGAAAATTAGACGTGCCTGCGCTCGCGACTATATTAGCAATTCTTGCCCTGTTAATCCACGATTCATCAATGGACTCAAACAAGGCGTTAATCCAAAACAaacataacagttttgaatgattaagTCTAGCAAAACAAACATTCCAATAACAATGACTAGGCGTTCTTTTCTTACGGGGCGTGGAGCCACGGAGAGCGGAAAAGTTAACTTTGTAAAGCCAGCcacttaaattataattataactatggGCCCTAATATGTTAGACAGTATTTATCCGACCCATGATCAGTTTTACTTGTcaatgaaaattatttaatattaggaGTCAAAACCACGTAGTACGTTTAAGAGGGACGAGAGGCTTTAAAGCTTTAAAGAACACTCTAATATATATTctttaaaaaggaaaaaatattagaaaggcATAGTAGAAGCAGGCAGACCGAAAATAAATGTATCATAATAAGAAGAGTAAGCAGTTCTTCCATTACAAACATTCTACAATACTCTTGgatatgtaataaaatttaagtattattttaaggGGCTTGTACACTGGTACTCACCGTGTTGGGGCGAGATGATGCGTAGGCGAAACGGGTAATTTCGCACAATAGGAGTGAAACAAATTACTATTatgttgtaaaataaataaatctaaagtaTAACCTAATCTTCTATAGAGAAAACTCAATATTACACGCGATTTAAACGGGCTTTacctttttacatttttgcttgGAATTTTTCAATGTCAGCGATTTTCATTAAGTACCTAGAGAGTCTGGCTaaccaaaaattgttgacagatatttcgttgttgtatcactaattgtatatgattaaaaaaaaagctaaaagtcaGTTATCAATTTATGTctttcattcaaattgtttacggtttataaggggtttattttaaataatttattaatttttatactgagtgaggtccgcaaactattatttaagctcgtaaataattacgacaatgtgcgaagtcgacgtgtagcgttgcATAACGAAAAACAAtgcgaaaaactgcaatgtttacaagtcctacacaaatgtaaacaaattatgaGGTTAGTGCTCTAtcaatattttgatacttagcatttagcatatttggcatagtacttatgtaatttttttggtgatggatttatattacggtattatcgagctaggtcttatttacactacatttcatttttcgccttgttacaatggtatatCGTGAGAAAGTGTTAACATGTGTTTATCGTTGTGTGTACTTTACATAttggtagaaattatgtgagctgactttgagtgcacgtcaacgtatatttaacttatattcttaggtaccttacgagtgcacagaaaaaaaaaattctagtaTCATAgctataattcctactacacaaagtgtgaccagcccaagatttttttaatttcccgccaaacatttgttaatatttcagtagccagactacTTACTGATTAATCTCAAAACAATTAGGTAGCCAAATCGCGAAGTCTTTTAGGTGTACGTAccttacgtacctacatacttttatTAAAGCACATAAGATAGATAGGCATACGCTagattctgtgcggaaagagaagagtcgtggaatgtatggagcccaatagatttccgcacagactctacttttTTACCATCTGATTTTCCTAGATACTTAATGGAAAATCAGTTAGAATTTGAAATTTATTGCGTGTGCAGCCTgccaaaaaagagtagaaatttaaaagtggcaatactgtagtgtcgtccctttcaaatcaatctataTAAGAGAACGGGACGACACtgcagtgttgccactttttaatttctactcttttttgccaggcTGTAAATACGCTGAAGCAATTTGGAATGTCATaccgccggctgagaatacgttttaagcttaagcatttatttaagctttggattcctccgaaaacggtgccgtcatattacggccgctatatagcgttgactgacgtcactagaacgttgtctatgtaaacaagatggcgcggtttcctagacggatcaacgtaacgtaagatgacggccgtcatgacggtgtcgatagtttcgtgaacgttttattagatagcggtgatgccattttgaataaatgacacgagatttgaataatgattccgtactacgattattttcttcttctgatgatatttcatcctccaagtataagtatagatgatcaagcaaatcttgtcagtaggaaaaggcgcgaaattcaaattttctatgggacgttatcccatcgcgcctacatttttcaaatttgccgctttgaccttggtggatgacggtgtgttatgacgccgtggtactttccacatgtcgccaccgtaaagacggccgtcttttgcggccgctatatgacggccgtcatatgacggcaccgttttcggaggaatccaaagatTTACGCTtgttatatgtacctatctacctatgCATTATTATGCGCAATGGCGCCAACCTCTACGCGCAATCTTTTGTTTCCTAGGAAGAGAGATAAGAGCGGTGTTATGCAAAATACGCTCGACTGCTAGCCTCGTAAGAAGCAATAACAGATTGGACCGAATCCAATCAGGATAACTGAACTGGTACAGAAACAGTTTTGTCACTGAATTATTGACTGGTATTCGATTATGACTTCCGCTCAATGTCGACTTTGGTACAACAGTTACAACTTAATGAGACTTTACGATTATGCCAtgttattttttccttttgctCATTCAGGTAATTATCGAATTCGATCGTCGGTAATCTAACCGGTAATAGACGGGAAAGATTTACGATGgttataaatataagtatgCGAAGATGCTCATACTCTAATCAACCTAACCCCAAACTAATAAGCAAATGTGTACCTTTGACTGTAGTCAAtggtaaataagtacttatatatagATGCGGACATCTCTCCTGCATACAAACTATCGGTATTAGAGTATAATGTATAAGTATGCAAAGGATTTGGATTGTTACTTATGGCTTGCTTTACTTAGCGTTTAGGTTAGTTCCCTACGGACTAGGTGTTGGCCTAGTGTTGGCAAAAGTTctgattatatattatgtactatgCTGCCCTTGCAGGGTGACCTATCATGTGTGAAACCTCGTAATAGTCGTAATAGTAACCCTTGTCAGATGTAGTTTTACAATATGACTTCAATTAATTACTTTGACGTTGATTTCAATCTTCTTGCGATCAATCTAATACAGCCCATATCAGCTGCCAATCATTGTGAATCGGGGTCAAAAGAGACTACGACAGTTCAtagatacataggtacctatatataattaGTTCACCAGAATGTTGAAAAAGGGAGAATGCCTAATTAATGCCTTTAAAGTTTATGTACACTGTTTGAATGTCTTCTTTCGTGGCTCACACTGAagctctgaggggctaccgcgaaaaacgaatttcgcaaattgcggggatctttctcttttactccaatgaaggcgtaattagagtgacagagaaaaatgcccgcaatttgcgaattttcgTTTTCGAGGTAGCCCCTCTGATAACTGGATGATGATGTCTTGAGGGATAGTAAGTAATTAGTGATGTTATTTTTACCGCACCTGTTTGTTACCATTGTTACAGTTATTCTAggcgattttttttgtgttatacCGTTGACTGTCATCCGGCAAATTCGCGGTAGGTGTCCGATTTGTCACGGAAACGGAGATGTGGGTCAGAACATAATATCCCAGAGATACTCGTATTTAGAAATATGGGAGTCATAAAattaaatcataatcataactcATCAAATtcgaataatattttatatgatCGTAATTGTTGGAATGGAAAAACTGTTTTATACtgtcataaaaaaattgtctaaCGATTACGATGGAACATTGAGACTCAAGCTTATGActcgtttattataaaatagccTTGGAGCAGTAGACCCCGACAACTGTAGGTTTGTGGAGCTCCGTGAACAAAGCAACTTGAAAATAAACGAAAATGATCATGTATGTTACctcatataagtacatattaggCGAGACATACCCGAAATTATAACTGCATAATTTGACAGTGACAGCCTTTCACAGTAGGTAAATAGTGTTTAtctgacctgctagcatgagttgcgttctcgcgcgcgactccatatatctagcgcgacttcaagtatggctacgcgcgcgagaacgcaactcatgcttaGACCGCCTGGTGTCTATCCCATATTCATGTTGATATTGGTCATAGCATCTTCACCTTCAACTTCCATAGTTCAAAAACCCATTGTTATCCAAAAGACATTTCCACAACCTCGTATCATAGTTTTCCTTACCCTTCAATAGTTTATTCCATGGCTGATACATTTAAGGTTGAATTTGATGCGAATGTAAGGGGTATTCGCTATCGTGCTATCAGATATTGACATTGTTATATTGCAGTGTTATCAAACATTCACCGCAAATGCAAAGATAATCAAACACCTAATCGAAAATGttgataaaaatatcattatgtTATGTTGCATTACGTCTGAGAGGTTGATTTTAGGACAAGTTGCTATCGTCCCGATTCGAATAATACTTTTAAGATGTCACAGCTATACGATACTGATGTCACTTTAGACACTGGCAGATCAATATtatatcgctgtgacatcttataagcaatTGTAATGTTCGAATCGGCCCCGTTTGTTGTTGGTAGATATTTATCACTTTCATCAGCTGCCTTCAGTGCCCCATTTATTAAATCcacctataagtacatataaacaTTACTACAATAATTAATAAGTTGGTGTCAATGAGTCCATTAGATTTTTAGGTTATAATAATCACATCAATGACTAGAGTTAAAGCACGAAACCTGAGGGATTTAAAGCTAATAAAAACACAACACGTTACGCGTTACGAATGTTACGATTTGAGGATCATTGgttttaaatattgaaaaatgaaaaataaagttATGAAACATACTGAAAGAGCCAAATTTAAAATTATGCGTGGGTACTATAGGTATACTTCCCTTTCTAGTTCTAGTActacaaaataatgaatatgCTTTGTTAAATACCGAATGCTACATAAAGACAAGCGTTATTTAGTATCCTGGGCTTAATTAAATTGTGACGGTGATTGGTGGCCGCAGATGATGAATGCGTCAATTTCACGACATGCTTATTTCGTAAACTGCTTTGTAGTTTAAGATCAGGATTTAGTTAATATTTCCTTGTTCAGTACCATTAGTCTACGTAGTAATTAACTAATTTAGTACTGTACCGATCACAGAATGAGTAACAAGAGCTTATTTAGCACTGGTTTCAGtttccaataaataattttgacagTAACCAATTCGTGTGTTTtgctttaaggcttcgtcacacaggcgcgttctccgggcgcggcgtgagcggggcgcgccgcttttacatataaatgctcacgccgcgcccggaaaacgcgcctgtgtgacaaagcctttaaggatgactcacgtagACCGGGTCGGGCCCGTGCCAAGGCAAGGCGTCCGAATATGTCATTTTACCTACTCTACTCTAGCTACCAACATATTAAAGACAACAACTGCTACAACTGCTAAATAGGCAGATGATAtcttattatgttatgtataatCATCCGAATGGTTAGATACTGAACCATTTTAATTTGGAGCCAAGGGATAGGCATAATAAGCTAAAGTTAGTTTTGGAACTTCACCCCCTGGAGGGAGGGACAGGATATGATAAATAGACATAGGACGTGAGTAGTTTATGTGCCTAGGTAATTCTTTATCATACTTAATGTAACATATACCTATAAATTGACGCGAAATGGCAGAAGTGACCGCAAGTTACCGTCTTATTAGACTGTTATTAGAATCAAGTAAGATTTGACGCCTACGAGTATCATTCCTAGTAATATTAGGATCGGATTTCCAACATCCGTGGGTAGGTGGGTATAATCCCT contains these protein-coding regions:
- the LOC134647513 gene encoding uncharacterized protein LOC134647513; this translates as MVVLESCWSPCIWSSNVKTGSRAVAVYTAAMSVVLITFISYQLAGGDSTQLWNPLFEADVRGSMKVFGGIFICILGLLIISSIWMVIGINIWMRGLILPWLIIMGLIICFQLTFGLWLIGGYYIYLDATFAALVDFLFMAYNIYCWLCVFSQYQIILEMQSPNIEMLIEE